In Acomys russatus chromosome 9, mAcoRus1.1, whole genome shotgun sequence, the following are encoded in one genomic region:
- the C9H5orf22 gene encoding LOW QUALITY PROTEIN: UPF0489 protein C5orf22 homolog (The sequence of the model RefSeq protein was modified relative to this genomic sequence to represent the inferred CDS: deleted 2 bases in 2 codons) produces the protein MSDTGGDRARLRRYPKLPVWVVEDHQEVLPFIYRAIGSKHLPASNISFLHLDSHPDLLIPVNMPADTVFDKEALFGELSIENWIMPAVYAGHFSHVIWLHPTWAQQIREGKHHFLVGKDISTTTIRVTSTDYYFLSDGLFVPEDQLENHKPLQLDVIVVDPHTFCDHQDDRDSVSSAKKPKLAPRGTESAAAANGDSCSKNFKGDTVTARGDDASQECTCSCSESQPCRSMASAGEILEVVKTGDAFVLDIDLDFFSVKNPFKEMFTQDEYKILQELYQFKKPDSDLSEEDLVDIVDTRIHQLEDLEATFADLCDDDSEETVKRWAANPGMESLVPLVQSLKKRMEAPDYEMVHQAGLTCDFSELPHHVSTEEEIQCLIQSVYCLLKNLPKPTLVTIARSSLDDYCPPEQVDSIQERVLGVLRSLYGALDAHLVYSAESPPPC, from the exons ATGAGTGACACTGGAGGCGACCGCGCGCGCCTGAGGCGCTACCCCAAACTCCCGGTATGGGTGGTGGAGGATCACCAGGAG GTTCTGCCCTTCATATACCGAGCCATAGGTTCAAAACATCTTCCTGCCAGTAATATAAGTTTCTTACATCTTGACTCCCATCCAGACCTGCTCATTCCTGTGAATATGCCAGCAGACACTGTGTTTGATAAAGAAGCACTCTTTGG AGAATTAAGTATTGAAAACTGGATTATGCCTGCTGTTTATGCTGGCCATTTTTCTCATGTCATATGGCTTCATCCCACGTGGGCTCAGCAAATCAGAGAGGGCAAACACCACTTCTTAGTAGGCAAAGACATTTCTACCACAACCATCAG GGTTACAAGTACTGATTATTACTTCCTAAGTGATGGTCTGTTTGTACCTGAAGACCAGCTAGAGAACCAC AAACCCTTACAGTTGGATGTGATTGTGGTAGACCCTCACACATTCTGTGACCATCAGGATGACAGGGactctgtgtcctctgcaaagAAGCCCAAGCTGGCGCCGCGAGGTACAGAGAGCGCTGCTGCTGCGAATGGCGACTCTTGCTCA AAGAACTTCAAGGGGGACACAGTGACAGCCAGAGGTGACGATGCTTCCCAAGAGTGCACATGCTCATGTTCTGAGAGTCAGCCATGCCGGAGCATGGCCAGCGCTGGGGAGATCCTGGAAGTGGTGAAGACTGGAGACGCATTTGTTTTAGATATTGACCTGGACTTTTTTTCAGTCAAAAATCCCTTCAAAGAAATGTTCACTCAG GATGAGTACAAAATCCTCCAGGAGCTTTACCAGTTTAAAAAGCCTGATAGTGACCTTTCTGAG GAAGATTTGGTAGACATTGTGGACACACGAATTCATCAGTTAGAAGATTTAGAAGCAACTTTTGCGGATTTGTGTGACGATGACAGTGAAGAAACTGTAAAGAGATGGGCTGCAAACCCTGG AATGGAGTCACTAGTTCCACTTGTACAAAGTTTGAAAAAACGGATGGAAGCACCAGACTATGAAATG GTTCACCAGGCTGGGCTGACCTGTGACTTCTCAGAACTTCCTCATCATGTCAGCACAGAAGAAGAAATCCAGTGTCTCATTCAGTCTGTCTATTGTTTATTGAAAAATCTACCAAAGCCTACTCTTGTGACAATTGCAAG GTCGAGTCTGGATGATTACTGTCCCCCCGAGCAAGTTGACAGCATCCAGGAAAGGGTCCTCGGTGTGTTGCGCTCACTCTATGGGGCCCTGGATGCTCACCTGGTGTATTCTGCAGAGTCTCCTCCTCCGTGTTGA